The DNA region TTCACCTCTCATTCTATAGTTCTTCCCAAAATGGAACTTGGGTTTGATCGTTCTCCATACACGTTTTCCAGACTTCAATGTCAAAACCTGATGGGTGTTTGGTCTTTCATCACGTGACGAGGTCATACACAACACTTTGAACTGTTTCCCGATTGGATCATACCCTAAATACATTCCTTCAATCTCTGCTCGGTTTCTCTTGGCTTCCACTTTGGGCAAGTTCTTTTCTTTTAGAAGAACTTTGGGTAAGGTTAAGAACTGTCCTGTGACAGGGTTACAAATCACCCGCACCTTTATTTTCCAATATTCCTGAAGCAATACCAATCCACAAACTGTGCTACACATATCAGATGGAAAATATTCGGGAAAAGACGTATGATATGGAGTAGCTACAAGACAAGAGTTATCGTCTGGATTATGAGGCTGAGGTGTAGAGTAGAGCAACAACTTTCCCTTAGCTTTCACGGTGAAAAGGAGACGTGGACGAGTCAAAGACTTGGTCAAAAACAACTCGGTGAAATCATGACGACGAAGGATCGATGCCAAGTATTTAGATACGCATCGAAACCTAGCTATAGACTTTCCCGGGACTCGAGAGAATACCTCGACAATCAGATCGTTAGGGATTGGTGGTTCTGAGAACTGCGTTTCACTTCTGGACGTTGTTGATGATAGATTCTCCGAGATCTGCTGTTCCATCGCTGATGGATTTTACAAAACCTAGATTAGCTTCAGAGCTTACCACTAACGAAACCCTAGACTTCGGGTTAGCTTccacttttttttgtcaacatatacAAGATTCCTAAATGGGCTTGGGCCATAGTATTATTTAGTGTCATAAATAGGGGGAAGATGGGgcatcaaaagaaaagaaaacaacataggTAATCTAGTAGTGCGTTGATTCTCGAATGTGGTTTGTCTTTTATCAAAGAAATTGTCTTCTTGTAGCTTGTCATTGAACATAATCTTTGGTAGATTAGATATGTTCCATTTACTACTAATTCAAAATGAGAAATTAAAGTATCCCACATCACATGATCATACAACAGTAACAAATGTATGGTTTTTTTCTTGTACATCATCAAAAAGTTTTATTGATATATGAATAATTATTACTAGTTGGGGATTTTGATTCAGAGCCTGGAGGGCATTCCTCCGGCGACCACTAAGGTTTCACCGGTGATGTAAGAAGCATCATCAGAAGCCAAGAAAGCGGTTGCAGCGGCCATGTCATCCGTTGTTCCCAGTCTGTTGAGCAGAGTTTTCTCCTCATTGGCTCTTCTCTGTGAAATGAAaaacacacatcaaaatcaTGGATGAGAAGAAAAACTTAAACATTATTTgattacaaacaaacaaacaaacaaacaaacaaacaaacaaacaaaccacTTCAGAGTTCCGGGTGATGAAAGAAGCAAAGTGTGTTGGCACAACACCAGGAGCTACTGCGTTCACTCTTGTGTCCGGTCCCATCTCAGCAGCAAGTGCCTTAAGAAATAAACAGGTGACCAGTGAGTAAGAAATGTTGAACCACCACCATCACCATAAgtgaaagaaaagaagaatatatttaagggtttataaaatcaTGACACCTTGGTTAGTCCGAGAAGAGCTGTTTTAGTAACTCCATACATTGCCGTTGGTACTTGCGGTTGAAACGCAGCAATGGAGGTTATGAAGATTACAGAAGAACCCTTCTCTAAGTGAGGAGCCatatcctggttttgataagaaataaCCATTGCAAATGTCAAGTTACTTTGAGTACATGAGTCAGAAAGATGTCAGATTTTTATTctctaggaaaaaaaaactatttgtcTTTAAGCAGAATGATTAGTGGTTACCTGGAGGAGAAGGATAGATGATTTGACATTGACTTCCCAAAGCTTGTCAAGAGCAGATTCTTGAGTAGATAAGATTGGGTCAGTAGATGGATTCACCGCTGCATTACACACAACAATATCTATCTTCCCATATCTCTGAAACACAAGCCAAAGGAAAGCTGATTTATGAATAAAACACCAATGaaagattaattaaaaaaaggtATGTCTTCACATCTTACTTGAACTGTCTTTTGGACGAGAATCTGGCGATGTTGAGCATTAGAGACATGACAAACGATTCCAAATGCATCAATCCCCTGAGCTTTAAGCTTCTCTACCGCCTCATCCACATTTCTCTGCACACAATTTAATTGAAGAACTCAAATTTAATTATTGAAATAAGAGCTTCTAACTTGGATTCACTCATgcaaagcaaacaaaaaaaacattcatcCAGAAAGTCAAATCCTAGAAAAAAAGGTGGAAGCTGTCGATGATTCATAGGTAGAAAAAACAGAGAATTGGAGGAGGACCTGTTTGCGAGAGGAGACGACGACAGAAGCGCCTTCGAGGCCAAGCCGCTCAACGATACCGAAGCCTATCCCTTGCGTCGATGCCGTCACGATCGCTACTTTACCTTGGAGTCTTTTTggcaccttcttcttctccatttttttttccgATTTGATTCCTTTTATACACACGTCTGGATCTCTTGACTCGTTCTTTACAGATTTTCTTTCAATTTTCTTACATAGAAACACGCAAGTACAAGTCTTCAGTGAGAATGCAGAAATGGTCGGAGTTTAGTAGTCAAGAGTGTTACGACTCTTCAAGCTTATCATTAACAATTTTCTAATATGATTAGTGAAGatacatattattataaaaaagagtttttttcttaaaatattattatatcttatcttttatgaaatgtttttttttctttaatcctgattaatttttttgaaatagagcttcaaaagattatatagcatttagaaaataataataatatgatgtCATATTATAGCACTATTGTTTCTACTGTGTAAATTACAAAATGCGAAGTCATTGAAACGGAAGAGTGAAGATGACATGTTATTTGGTATAAGGATGCAGACCGTTGCTGCAAAGCCAAGAAGAGAGCTGGAGAGTGCAAGCGATGACGTCGCTTTGAACGGGATTGATGAGGTAAGGAATCTGGTTTGAGACAGAGATGTTTACCACCAGGTTTCTGTAGATGTCTTCGTGTGTTAGTGAACCAGTGATGGCCGATGGGGGGACCAAGATCATGAGGCGTTTATTGGATAAAATTAAGAAAGGTAATTATTAAATAGGATAACGGAAGTACAACGTCCgaccttagctcagttggtagagcggaaGACTGTAGTCTGTGACAGCAAATCTTTAGGTCGCTGGTTCGATTCCGGCAGGTcggatttattttttctattttctttttcaagcTAAgctaaaatctttttaaagaaaacaaaatatcagaGAACCATCCACGTGTCCCATCATATATCTAAACCGAACCGCCTTCTTTTGTAGCCCATAAAGCAAAGGGCCCCTCCTAAATTCCCAATCTCATCTCTCCAACATCCACGGAAACAAACCCTAATCAACGACGATGATGCTCAGGCAAGCCGCGAAGAACGCTCTAGGCCTTACGTCGCGCCAATCGACCCCGTGGTCCGTCGGTATCTTCCGATCGTACCACGAGAACGTCATCGACCACTACGATAACCCCCGCAACGTCGGGTCTTTCGACAAGAACGATCCCAGCATCGGCACGGGTCTCGTCGGAGCTCCCGCGTGCGGTGATGTGATGAAGCTGCAGATCAAGGTCGATGAGAAGACTGGTCAGATCGTCGATGCTCGTTTCAAGACCTTTGGCTGTGGCTCCGCTATCGCGTCTTCGTCTGTCGGTATGTTTTCAATTAGGGTGTTTTGATTAGTTGTTCTGAAATTGATTAGTTTTTTGATAGAATTAGGTTTCATGTTGATTGGTTATTGTTGAATTAGGTTTGCAATTGATTGGGTCTTGATGAATTAGGTTTCAAATTGATTGGTTCTTGTGGAGGTGGTGTTCGAATTAGGGCATGAGTAAGAACTAATACATTTGTCGGATCATGTAATGAGATGTATCCTTGTGAAGTGTTTTTATTTATCAATGATTTATTTGTTATGGTTCTTGTGCGTGGTAGCAACTTGTTGTATCCTCTCTATTGTCATGTCTGATTCTGTTTTGaggtttatattttttctaatatttgattggttttaatattttcagCCACTGAATGGGTGAAAGGCAAAGCTATGGAGGAAGTTCTGACCATCAAGAACACGTAAGTTACCCTTTGTTTGTCTCTTACAAGTTACGAATGTTGTTATGATATGTTGTCGTAGACACTACCTAAGACAAAGGTGATTTTGTCTTCATGTTCGTGTCTTGAAGGCATTAACATGTAGTATGTTTTGGGTTTTTGCATTACTTGAACTTGGGATGTCTTTACTCTTCTTTGACTGTTAATATGCGGCCAGTTATCTTGACTATTATTTTGTATCTCAATATCTGAAACCCTGAATTGAATGTGTGGTATCCTTTTTTGTGACATAATTTTGCTAGCGAAATCGCCAAGCATCTTTCTCTCCCACCAGTGAAGCTCCATTGCAGTATGCTAGCCGAGGACGCCATCAAGGCAGCTGTGAAAGACTACAAGGAGAAGCGAGTGAAAACAAACGGTGCTGCAGCAGTAGCAGCAGCTGGAGAAACCGCGCAGGCTTGATTTTCCTCTGCTGATGTTTTTATACCATGACGTGTATATGATGGTACAAACAGGAGATGTGTAAGAGAAGACTACGTGCAACCTATGGTATAATCTCTGAAGGGTTAAGTCTAGGAATATTATGAATAAACTCTGTTTGACAAATACATCTGAGATGTAAGCTGTTTGATGTTTTGTTATGGTTTTCCTTCCTTTGTGAGATTTATTATCTATTAAAGACAAGTCAGCAATTACTTTTTTCTGTCTATCTACGGATCTAATGGCTTTCCATGAATTAAATATACAAAGAGCGAGGTGCAAAAATGAAGATACTGAGAAATCAAAATCACAGAAAATTGCATTTTTGTTCCATCTCTGTAGCATTTCCCCTTTTAACCATGACCACTTTTTCTATATAAACTACTCACACTGTTACATATCCAATTGCATTTTTGTGACGGGCCTTTACGTTGATTAGCTAAAGGAAGTGTCCATAATTGTATCGAACAGAAAATACTCATATTATTCGTATCAAATAACTACCGGCTGTTCCTTTTATTACTCAACACAAGTGCTCAAACAAACTTTTGTTCTGAACTATTTGCTAACATACTAAAAACACTTTCTAAATTGTGATCTGAGTCTTGTTCAATGAGACAAACTCTGGTTTGCTTGAACGGTGGCAGGTTTCATGGATGATCTTTAAAGCGAAGCAACTTGGACATATTTAGCAAAATGGTGAAGAATCAAAGTTAGCAGTGTGATTCTTCCTTTATGGGATCTTAATACATTTCTCcttttttctaattaaaagaaaaagagagatgaCGTACAGACATGTCTATTACAATTGTCTTTCACTTCCTGTTtgtcttcttttattttaagCTAACCATGTGATTGCCTTCAAAAgccaaattaagaaaaatacatGATCAATCTAGATGAATACCATAGCGAAGATGACATACACTAAGAAAATATATCGTCTTGTTCGCCTAAACAAAACTGGTCCCCTGTTTCTCTCAATCGGAATCTAGTTCCTGTTATCTCGTAATATATACCCGCTAGTCAATGTTTATAAGTATACATACATAACATTCTCTTCAAATATGTGGAAATGAAGCATTAGAACTATTAGAACTATACATAACATTCTCTTCCGAATATGGGTTCAGTGGAGACATAGTGACGTCTCAAACCAATTGAACTACTGAATCTTTAGCATTAAATTGTAGTTTTAACCGGGGACAGCTGCCCCCCAACCTACACAGCGTAGATCCGCCCCCGTCAGTTGTGTTGTTCATGATATTTTAGTGGTACCCTTGATTAGTTTTTACTCTATAAAAGATCTTATTGTTTTAAAAGTGGAAGACAAATCAAGTTTTCACTGACACTTGTGCACCCTAACAATGTTTTCCATACCAATCGGATCTTGACGTACCAGTGCATGTGCACCTAAGAAAGCGGTAGATGCTAAATCAACGGAGACCAAATCGTATATTATTGTAGTGAGGACGGCATGCAGCAGCAACCattgaattatatatttaaaatgtttaaataacgattgtttataaaaaagttattagaatattttaatatttgccTTAATAAAAAATGAGTGTGACCGGATGGTATGATTAGAGTATAACAAAAGTTTACACTTACACATATTTTATCTCTACTCCATATTACTCTATCATACCTTTTCTGTGTCAAATATTTACTCTTGTTTCACTTCAATACATCCAAGATTATATAAGTGAAACTATTTTTCGCCCATCTACTCTAGAAAaggaatattttgttttcaccTTTTTTACCCTAGAAAAGCAAGAGTAAACCggagaaaaacaaaaaactacaTGTCGTTTACACTTCTTTTCGATGCTTCCTTGCATTCTTTGTGATTAGcgagcaaaaaaaaacatccatAAAATACGTTTTTGATATATAACTTTTCCAACGAGCCAAGTTTCAAAGGTGAGGTTACATTATAATTACGATCAACGTCAACGAGGAAAGCTgatcacagcaaaacaaatgagaAGCAACAAAAAACTGTTATTAGAAACAATCCAGCTTTATTATATGAAGATCTCCACCAAACAATCATAAGACAAATTTATCAGGGTACAACAAAAGTAGACGattatgaaagcaagttacaaaagaaaaaaaaagtagacgATAAAAACACTCGAAACATAAATTTCAAATTGCAACACCTCCACACACATGCACAAAGTGACGTCGTTTTCTGTATTTGGAAGCTCAGgcatggtttttttttaaacaacacGTAGACAGCAGAAACAAAGACCCGGactgtaacgccccgacccgcccacggctaatgggccatccacgcccgctctctcggcccgtgggccccatcccatccgacggtcgatcgttaattttccaaggctcgaaatcatcatttactgaccctgcaatcaccacatgacctttccccgtgctttggcctcactcacacggtatcgcgaatcacttcccgataggtcacccatcctttcactactccagcccaagcacgcttaactctggagttctaaacggatgtgtgacagaaaaggtaagtcaactttggtgacataggtagccaaatcaattctcttaagcattttcacatatcacaactcgggatgttacaattcaccccctctcaaagaacgcaacgtcctcgttgcgctctacgacaggtctcaagacgcctctcaggtcagaactgagacggctaaccagctctgataccacttgtaacgccccgacccgcccacggctaatgggccatccacgcccgctctctcggcccgtgggccccatcccatccgacggtcgatcgttaattttccaaggctcgaaatcatcatttactgaccctgcaatcaccacatgacctttccccgtgctttggcctcactcacacggtatcgcgaatcacttcccgataggtcacccatcctttcactactccagcccaagcacgcttaactctggagttctaaacggatgtgtgacagaaaaggtaagtcaactttggtgacataggtagccaaatcaattctcttaagcattttcacatatcacaactcgggatgttacacgGACTACCGATGCATTTACCGTCATTAAAATTGATGCTGTCTCGTGTTAAACATCTCTCCTTGCATGTTTCACCGGGGGGATCCGTAGATGAACAGATCCCGTTTGGAGTGATACACAGATTAATAGGAGGAGGACAGAGACCCTGGCACTGGCCGGATGCAACTGCCCCCcaacaaaaaatgaattaatgTAATTTATAAAGATACAAAGGATTAATTTCAACCATAAAAAGCCTTTTAATCTTTATACGTGTCTAGCTTGACATGTGTTatactctttctttttttcctaaaaATCGCATCAGTTTAATTTGTGATTATTTTCCTTATTATCCATTAGATAAAAGATCTTTCTGACCATAAGATAATTAACAACCTACTCCATATGAAGAATGAAgtatcaattaataatttttgattttcgATATTAGGATTATATCATAATTACAGTAAAACTAATTGTAAAATGTTTAGAGCTTTTGAAATATCTTTAAGACACaatcttttgttttcttgttaattaattagttCTCTAAACAAACGAACCTGTAGCTGATTGGAGGATGAAGAGACAAACAAAACATGCAGCAACAACAGCTGTGCTCAATCTTAAGCTCCCCattgctcttccttcttcttattttctttcttctttatgATTTATTTAGCCAAAAGAAGGGTTAAATTTATAGCAATATGGTGATGAAGAGAGGGAAAAAGGTCAACCATCACAAAATTGAGCACATGATTTCTTTTTACATGCCCATAGGCCTTATTCTGCGTGATTAGTGATGCGTTAATTTTTTGAAGACTCGGAAATTTTATTTGCAATAACCACATAACGTTTTTCCGTATTTTGGTTTCACTCGCATGATATCACGAATAATCCCGATAGATAATTCAACTTGGAGTCTAGGCTTACCGAAACTGTCCGTCAGGCATTCCACACAAAGACCATAAATTCTTATACGAAACAGATCTATGAGTGGAAGTAGCTATGGCTTAAGGACAAGAAACCGAGATTTATTAACACTACTGTTTGGGAGGAGCTGCAGGTGCATTGGGCAAAGCAGGAGGCTATAGAAAAGTCTCTTAAGAACTCAGCCAACCGAATGAATAATCGTGGCGGAAAAGGTGTTTATGTCCATAACCTTGGGACTTGTACCATGTCTTCTAAGAAATATCAATTTGTAAGTTCTAATTTTTTAAGatactttttaaatatatttgattttttaaatatatttattgattacTTTTTTAGGTTCAAGCAAATAACGGTAATCCCGTCGATTATCTCAATGTCATTAAGGAGGCATACaccaacaagaagaccggcgAAATTCAGAATATTGTTATTAAAGATGTCATCGACTTGGTGGAACCCTAAAAGAAAGCATATCTAGCTACTCAAGAGCATTTCGATGACGATGACTTCAACTAACGTTGCTCGAAAGCGAGTAAACCAAATGGTGGAAcaggtaatttttaaaaaaataattctattaatatttaattttgttaatacttaatattttacttaatttaattCCATCACTATTTTTAGGCTCTTCCAAAGAGGAAAGGTCGTTTAGTCGGGTTGGCTCGTCGTGCCTCGTTTTGTCCTTCTTCATCCCAAGCCACGTTGTCTGATTCCATGATCATAGAGCAGCCGCAGAACAAGGATGACCGGACTGTGGTGTTGGAGACGCAGAATGCCACAATTCTAGCTGAATTGGCGGAGAAAAAGAGGACTAACCTGAAAATAATGGAGAAGATGAAACGTTTGTTTCCTTCAGactcttagttttttttttcaattttaaaactttaaatgtCGTTTTCagattttacttttaaattatgtaaaatataatttctataatatttgtttcccatttcattttttctatttattcaaattaaatatatataatataaaaatatat from Raphanus sativus cultivar WK10039 chromosome 8, ASM80110v3, whole genome shotgun sequence includes:
- the LOC108819978 gene encoding putative F-box protein At1g53360, with the protein product MEQQISENLSSTTSRSETQFSEPPIPNDLIVEVFSRVPGKSIARFRCVSKYLASILRRHDFTELFLTKSLTRPRLLFTVKAKGKLLLYSTPQPHNPDDNSCLVATPYHTSFPEYFPSDMCSTVCGLVLLQEYWKIKVRVICNPVTGQFLTLPKVLLKEKNLPKVEAKRNRAEIEGMYLGYDPIGKQFKVLCMTSSRDERPNTHQVLTLKSGKRVWRTIKPKFHFGKNYRMRGEICINGVLYFGSASFGIVCFDVRSEKFSFISTDKDMELGYYSLTLFNYKGKLGIHYRDSNNLVCKELVLWVLEDAGNHKWSKHSYALSPSCSKLVEYNRFVGMTSTGEVVWTVNDQLSKLFYVSFYSLESKSFKRVYIQGLEEFKDQFTTPGTFLDYVENMKFM
- the LOC108822229 gene encoding short-chain dehydrogenase/reductase SDRA, which gives rise to MEKKKVPKRLQGKVAIVTASTQGIGFGIVERLGLEGASVVVSSRKQRNVDEAVEKLKAQGIDAFGIVCHVSNAQHRQILVQKTVQRYGKIDIVVCNAAVNPSTDPILSTQESALDKLWEVNVKSSILLLQDMAPHLEKGSSVIFITSIAAFQPQVPTAMYGVTKTALLGLTKALAAEMGPDTRVNAVAPGVVPTHFASFITRNSEVRRANEEKTLLNRLGTTDDMAAATAFLASDDASYITGETLVVAGGMPSRL
- the LOC108822231 gene encoding iron-sulfur cluster assembly protein 1 — translated: MMLRQAAKNALGLTSRQSTPWSVGIFRSYHENVIDHYDNPRNVGSFDKNDPSIGTGLVGAPACGDVMKLQIKVDEKTGQIVDARFKTFGCGSAIASSSVATEWVKGKAMEEVLTIKNTEIAKHLSLPPVKLHCSMLAEDAIKAAVKDYKEKRVKTNGAAAVAAAGETAQA